A region from the Rhodamnia argentea isolate NSW1041297 chromosome 7, ASM2092103v1, whole genome shotgun sequence genome encodes:
- the LOC115756278 gene encoding suppressor of disruption of TFIIS isoform X3, whose amino-acid sequence MDAVERSGETKYECLLFDMDDTLYPLSSGLNLACRKNIEEFMLHKLHIEESEVPRMNLKLYREHGTTMAGLKALGYEFDNDEFHAYAHGRLPYETLKPDPVLRNLLLSMLQRKIIFTNGDKAHVAQVLSRLGLEDCFEGIICFETLNPALEPVMDPLDGDSVPAEGDTEVDGQADSNAVSSKMRILCKPSVEAIEAAIKIADVDPSKTIFFDDSARNIASGKAAGLHTVIVGSSVLVPGADHALRSIHNIREALPEIWEDQEGEQLEQVIQSTAVEAVVLA is encoded by the exons ATGGATGCTGTTGAGCGGTCTGGTGAAACCAAGTATGAGTGCTTGCTCTTTG ATATGGATGATACTCTGTACCCTTTGAGCTCGGGCCTAAATCTGGCTTGCCGGAAGAATATAGAAG AGTTCATGCTCCATAAGTTACATATCGAGGAAAGTGAAGTTCCAAGGATGAACTTGAAACTGTACAGGGAACATGGCACAACAATGGCCGGTCTAAAG GCTCTGGGTTATGAATTTGACAATGATGAATTCCATGCATATGCTCATGGAAGGCTGCCGTACGAAACGCTGAAACCGGATCCTGTGTTGAGAAATCTCCTGCTTTCCATGCTGCAGCGCAAAATT ATCTTTACTAATGGAGACAAAGCACATGTAGCCCAAGTTCTAAGCAGGCTGGGGTTAGAAGATTGCTTTGAAGGCATCATATGCTTCGAGACTCTCAACCCTGCTCTGGAACCTGTTATGGATCCGCTAGATGGTGATTCAGTGCCGGCAGAAGGTGACACAGAGGTGGATGGCCAAGCCGACAGCAATGCTGTGAGCTCCAAGATGCGAATCCTCTGTAAACCCTCAGTGGAAGCCATCGAAGCAGCAATCAAGATAGCAGATGTTGATCCCAGCAAAACA ATTTTCTTCGATGACAGTGCTCGAAACATTGCAAGTGGGAAAGCAGCAGGACTACATACGGTCATT GTGGGGAGCTCAGTGTTGGTGCCTGGTGCAGATCATGCCCTGAGAAGCATTCACAACATCCGAGAAGCCTTACCCGAGATATGGGAGGATCAAGAAGGAGAGCAGTTGGAGCAAGTCATCCAGTCCACCGCTGTTGAGGCCGTGGTCCTTGCATAG
- the LOC115756278 gene encoding suppressor of disruption of TFIIS isoform X2, translating to MLRPVCDLQTKTLLMGSLGTFLKMDAVERSGETKYECLLFDMDDTLYPLSSGLNLACRKNIEEFMLHKLHIEESEVPRMNLKLYREHGTTMAGLKALGYEFDNDEFHAYAHGRLPYETLKPDPVLRNLLLSMLQRKIIFTNGDKAHVAQVLSRLGLEDCFEGIICFETLNPALEPVMDPLDGDSVPAEGDTEVDGQADSNAVSSKMRILCKPSVEAIEAAIKIADVDPSKTIFFDDSARNIASGKAAGLHTVIVGSSVLVPGADHALRSIHNIREALPEIWEDQEGEQLEQVIQSTAVEAVVLA from the exons ATGTTAAGGCCTGTGTGTGATCTTCAAACTAAAACGCTGTTGATGGGTTCACTAg GTACTTTCTTGAAGATGGATGCTGTTGAGCGGTCTGGTGAAACCAAGTATGAGTGCTTGCTCTTTG ATATGGATGATACTCTGTACCCTTTGAGCTCGGGCCTAAATCTGGCTTGCCGGAAGAATATAGAAG AGTTCATGCTCCATAAGTTACATATCGAGGAAAGTGAAGTTCCAAGGATGAACTTGAAACTGTACAGGGAACATGGCACAACAATGGCCGGTCTAAAG GCTCTGGGTTATGAATTTGACAATGATGAATTCCATGCATATGCTCATGGAAGGCTGCCGTACGAAACGCTGAAACCGGATCCTGTGTTGAGAAATCTCCTGCTTTCCATGCTGCAGCGCAAAATT ATCTTTACTAATGGAGACAAAGCACATGTAGCCCAAGTTCTAAGCAGGCTGGGGTTAGAAGATTGCTTTGAAGGCATCATATGCTTCGAGACTCTCAACCCTGCTCTGGAACCTGTTATGGATCCGCTAGATGGTGATTCAGTGCCGGCAGAAGGTGACACAGAGGTGGATGGCCAAGCCGACAGCAATGCTGTGAGCTCCAAGATGCGAATCCTCTGTAAACCCTCAGTGGAAGCCATCGAAGCAGCAATCAAGATAGCAGATGTTGATCCCAGCAAAACA ATTTTCTTCGATGACAGTGCTCGAAACATTGCAAGTGGGAAAGCAGCAGGACTACATACGGTCATT GTGGGGAGCTCAGTGTTGGTGCCTGGTGCAGATCATGCCCTGAGAAGCATTCACAACATCCGAGAAGCCTTACCCGAGATATGGGAGGATCAAGAAGGAGAGCAGTTGGAGCAAGTCATCCAGTCCACCGCTGTTGAGGCCGTGGTCCTTGCATAG
- the LOC115756278 gene encoding suppressor of disruption of TFIIS isoform X1, with protein MLRPVCDLQTKTLLMGSLVAGTFLKMDAVERSGETKYECLLFDMDDTLYPLSSGLNLACRKNIEEFMLHKLHIEESEVPRMNLKLYREHGTTMAGLKALGYEFDNDEFHAYAHGRLPYETLKPDPVLRNLLLSMLQRKIIFTNGDKAHVAQVLSRLGLEDCFEGIICFETLNPALEPVMDPLDGDSVPAEGDTEVDGQADSNAVSSKMRILCKPSVEAIEAAIKIADVDPSKTIFFDDSARNIASGKAAGLHTVIVGSSVLVPGADHALRSIHNIREALPEIWEDQEGEQLEQVIQSTAVEAVVLA; from the exons ATGTTAAGGCCTGTGTGTGATCTTCAAACTAAAACGCTGTTGATGGGTTCACTA GTTGCAGGTACTTTCTTGAAGATGGATGCTGTTGAGCGGTCTGGTGAAACCAAGTATGAGTGCTTGCTCTTTG ATATGGATGATACTCTGTACCCTTTGAGCTCGGGCCTAAATCTGGCTTGCCGGAAGAATATAGAAG AGTTCATGCTCCATAAGTTACATATCGAGGAAAGTGAAGTTCCAAGGATGAACTTGAAACTGTACAGGGAACATGGCACAACAATGGCCGGTCTAAAG GCTCTGGGTTATGAATTTGACAATGATGAATTCCATGCATATGCTCATGGAAGGCTGCCGTACGAAACGCTGAAACCGGATCCTGTGTTGAGAAATCTCCTGCTTTCCATGCTGCAGCGCAAAATT ATCTTTACTAATGGAGACAAAGCACATGTAGCCCAAGTTCTAAGCAGGCTGGGGTTAGAAGATTGCTTTGAAGGCATCATATGCTTCGAGACTCTCAACCCTGCTCTGGAACCTGTTATGGATCCGCTAGATGGTGATTCAGTGCCGGCAGAAGGTGACACAGAGGTGGATGGCCAAGCCGACAGCAATGCTGTGAGCTCCAAGATGCGAATCCTCTGTAAACCCTCAGTGGAAGCCATCGAAGCAGCAATCAAGATAGCAGATGTTGATCCCAGCAAAACA ATTTTCTTCGATGACAGTGCTCGAAACATTGCAAGTGGGAAAGCAGCAGGACTACATACGGTCATT GTGGGGAGCTCAGTGTTGGTGCCTGGTGCAGATCATGCCCTGAGAAGCATTCACAACATCCGAGAAGCCTTACCCGAGATATGGGAGGATCAAGAAGGAGAGCAGTTGGAGCAAGTCATCCAGTCCACCGCTGTTGAGGCCGTGGTCCTTGCATAG
- the LOC115756278 gene encoding suppressor of disruption of TFIIS isoform X4: protein MDDTLYPLSSGLNLACRKNIEEFMLHKLHIEESEVPRMNLKLYREHGTTMAGLKALGYEFDNDEFHAYAHGRLPYETLKPDPVLRNLLLSMLQRKIIFTNGDKAHVAQVLSRLGLEDCFEGIICFETLNPALEPVMDPLDGDSVPAEGDTEVDGQADSNAVSSKMRILCKPSVEAIEAAIKIADVDPSKTIFFDDSARNIASGKAAGLHTVIVGSSVLVPGADHALRSIHNIREALPEIWEDQEGEQLEQVIQSTAVEAVVLA, encoded by the exons ATGGATGATACTCTGTACCCTTTGAGCTCGGGCCTAAATCTGGCTTGCCGGAAGAATATAGAAG AGTTCATGCTCCATAAGTTACATATCGAGGAAAGTGAAGTTCCAAGGATGAACTTGAAACTGTACAGGGAACATGGCACAACAATGGCCGGTCTAAAG GCTCTGGGTTATGAATTTGACAATGATGAATTCCATGCATATGCTCATGGAAGGCTGCCGTACGAAACGCTGAAACCGGATCCTGTGTTGAGAAATCTCCTGCTTTCCATGCTGCAGCGCAAAATT ATCTTTACTAATGGAGACAAAGCACATGTAGCCCAAGTTCTAAGCAGGCTGGGGTTAGAAGATTGCTTTGAAGGCATCATATGCTTCGAGACTCTCAACCCTGCTCTGGAACCTGTTATGGATCCGCTAGATGGTGATTCAGTGCCGGCAGAAGGTGACACAGAGGTGGATGGCCAAGCCGACAGCAATGCTGTGAGCTCCAAGATGCGAATCCTCTGTAAACCCTCAGTGGAAGCCATCGAAGCAGCAATCAAGATAGCAGATGTTGATCCCAGCAAAACA ATTTTCTTCGATGACAGTGCTCGAAACATTGCAAGTGGGAAAGCAGCAGGACTACATACGGTCATT GTGGGGAGCTCAGTGTTGGTGCCTGGTGCAGATCATGCCCTGAGAAGCATTCACAACATCCGAGAAGCCTTACCCGAGATATGGGAGGATCAAGAAGGAGAGCAGTTGGAGCAAGTCATCCAGTCCACCGCTGTTGAGGCCGTGGTCCTTGCATAG